In the genome of Acidiferrobacterales bacterium, the window CCGAATTGGCGCGTCAGATTGAGGTTCCAGTGAACCGCATCACCGAGATTCTCAACGGTCGGCGTTCTATTACCGGTGATACGGCTTTGAGATTAGGACGATACTTTGGAACTTCTGGAGAGTTTTGGCTCAACCTCCAAAAACTCTACGAATTGCGCTTGGCACAGGAAAAAAACGGAGCAGAAATTTTCCAGTTGCCGACGCTTGATGCGAGTAAGGGACTGCGTGCGGCAAATTGACAGTGCGGCACACCCCTGGCGATTCAAGATACTTGTAATCTCGAACAGGAACCGCCTATGCCTTTAGAAGCAGGCGA includes:
- a CDS encoding HigA family addiction module antitoxin; amino-acid sequence: MREPIHPGETLREDLDELGMSAAELARQIEVPVNRITEILNGRRSITGDTALRLGRYFGTSGEFWLNLQKLYELRLAQEKNGAEIFQLPTLDASKGLRAAN